The Apium graveolens cultivar Ventura chromosome 6, ASM990537v1, whole genome shotgun sequence genome contains a region encoding:
- the LOC141668693 gene encoding uncharacterized protein LOC141668693, with product MAGVMARIPMSHRILTPNSNRDNVFQGEVLVLSMSDTVFGFLHEQREGLPENITYKENEEEEEDEVENTNRIVEDNIKFWEDQHSLLQATLYRTSSLESRIRNCTKEALKEAQVSGDVCSCQNPVFGGCRSCLMKQVSGCLQNAGFDSAICKSKWKNLPDIPSGEHTFVDIVDRNTKKGEVRIILELNFRGEFEMAKASEEYNRLVSTLPEVFVGKVERLLSLTTILCSAAKKCMKDRKMHLGPWRKNRYMQAKWLRVSERRTTVPRLMSTTDYSSRPQRPRASMLTVDLLDKLPGVRCAAFEVV from the exons ATGGCCGGAGTTATGGCTAGGATTCCGATGAGCCACCGCATCCTTACACCAAACAGTAACAGGGATAATGTATTTCAAGGTGAAGTACTGGTGCTAAGTATGTCTGATACAGTTTTCGGTTTTCTTCATGAACAACGTGAAGGATTGCCGGAGAACATTACGTAcaaagaaaatgaagaagaagaagaagatgaagtgGAAAACACCAATAGGATTGTTGAAGACAACATCAAATTTTGGGAAGATCAACACAGCCTTCTACAG GCAACCTTATATAGAACAAGTTCATTGGAATCAAGGATCAGAAACTGCACAAAAGAAGCACTAAAAGAGGCCCAAGTCTCCGGAGATGTATGCAGTTGCCAAAATCCGGTGTTTGGAGGTTGCCGGAGTTGCCTTATGAAACAAGTTAGTGGTTGTCTTCAAAATGCTGGATTTGATTCCGCAATTTGCAAGTCCAAGTGGAAAAATTTACCAGATATTCCATCAG GTGAACACACATTTGTAGATATAGTGGATAGAAATACAAAGAAAGGGGAGGTGAGGATAATACTGGAATTAAATTTTCGTGGTGAATTTGAGATGGCTAAAGCAAGTGAAGAATATAATAGATTAGTTAGTACGCTTCCGGAAGTGTTTGTGGGCAAAGTTGAAAGACTATTGTCCTTGACCACTATATTGTGTTCTGCTGCTAAAAAATGTATGAAGGATAGGAAAATGCACTTGGGTCCGTGGAGGAAAAACAGGTACATGCAAGCTAAGTGGCTTAGAGTTTCCGAAAGGCGAACAACCGTTCCGCGCCTGATGTCCACGACTGACTATTCGAGTAGGCCGCAGCGGCCAAGGGCATCTATGCTTACGGTAGATTTGCTGGACAAGTTGCCTGGTGTGCGGTGTGCAGCATTTGAGGTTGTGTGA
- the LOC141664964 gene encoding uncharacterized protein LOC141664964 — MENFLWKGMFISGHKGVPTILLKVVASSDLWIWHAFFGVAGSNNDINVLDRSPIFDDVLEGRAPEVNYNLNGNNYNMGYYLADGIYPEWPTFVKTIPRPQGEKRKLFSKYQESQRKDVERAFGVLQSRFAIIRGPARFWDRAYLAKIMRAYII; from the coding sequence ATGGAAAATTTTTTATGGAAAGGGATGTTCATAAGTGGTCATAAAGGAGTTCCCACAATATTACTTAAAGTTGTTGCCTCGTCTGACCTATGGATATGGCATGCATTTTTCGGTGTTGCTGGTTCTAATAACGACATAAATGTGTTAGATCGGTCACCGATATTTGATGATGTACTAGAAGGTCGTGCTCCTGAGGTAAATTATAATTTGAATGGTAACAATTATAACATGGGGTACTATCTAGCGGATGGAATCTATCCAGAATGGCCAACGTTCGTGAAAACAATTCCACGCCCGCAAGGTGAGAAGAGAAAATTGTTCTCCAAATATCAAGAAAGCCAACGAAAAGATGTAGAAAGAGCATTCGGCGTGTTGCAGTCTCGATTTGCAATTATACGTGGTCCAGCAAGATTTTGGGATAGAGCATATCTCGCTAAAATAATGAGAGCATATATTATATGA